Proteins encoded by one window of Salvia splendens isolate huo1 chromosome 14, SspV2, whole genome shotgun sequence:
- the LOC121764623 gene encoding ABC transporter G family member 39-like, giving the protein MALALAGDDLARSVSSRSLKRVWQQEPDVFRSAGEREDEEEEELRWAALERLPTYDRISKGFLKKVLEDGTMKAEEIDFKKLKGDEKRYFMNRILDNVERDNERLLSALRNRVRRVGLEVPKVEIRYEHLSVEGEVHVGSRALPTLINATLNTIESILELVKLSPTKKRKIQILKDVSGIIRPSRITLLLGPPGAGKTSFLLSLGGKLDHNLKQTGKITYCGHEFSEFVPQKTCAYISQHDLHHGEMTVRETLDFSARCLGVGPRYEMLAELSRREKEAGIHPDPEVDAFMKGISVSGQKTSLFTDYYLKILGLDICSDIMVGDDMRRGISGGQKKRVTTGEMLVGPAKVLFMDEISTGLDSSTTFQIVNHMSQIAHIIGLTMVIALLQPAPETYNLFDDVILLSEGFIIYQGPRESVTVFFEYMGFKCPPRKGVADFLQEVTSKKDQEQYWYKKDQPYKYIPASEFAQAFNSFEVGQRLTEDLRVPYEKSEAHGAALVKEKYGISSWQLFRACFSKEWLLMKRNSFVYIFKSTQLTILGVIACTLFLRTTMSYGKLTDGGKFFGALFFSLMTMMFNGMAELSMTVSRLPVFFKQRDLLFYPAWAFCLPIWILRIPLTIVETCIWMILTYYTIGFAPSPGRFFRQFFTLFSIKQMALGLFRFIAALGRTQVVANTLGTFSLLVIFVLGGFIVAKDDLEPWLKWAYYISPMSYGQNAISINEFLATRWSSPNTDPKYPEPTIGKVLLQSRGFFTEDYWFWICVCALLGFSVLYNLFFIAALTFLSSSSDSKNLTLDDNDDSKKDSSKGGDKVVQKSSPDGIVSSEVQTSNKGMLLPFQPLSLVFNHTNYYVDLPPEMKAQGVEGDRLQLLRDVSGAFRPGVLTALVGASGAGKTTLMDVLAGRKTGGYIEGNISISGYPKKQDTFARISGYCEQNDIHSPNVTIYESVLYSAWLRLPQEVNKATGKQFVEEVMELVELNPIRDSLVGLPGVSGLSTEQRKRLTIAVELVANPSIIFMDEPTSGLDARAAAIVMRTVRNTVDTGRTVVCTIHQPSIDIFESFDELILMKRGGRIVYAGPLGLHSHKLIEYFEAIPGVPKIKEGYNPATWMLDICTPAAEIELGVDFADIYAKSALYQRNQELIKELSTPPPDSKDLYFPSKYSKSFLEQCKACFWKQYWSYWRNPLYNAIRFLMATVIGLIFGLIFWNKGQKIENQQDIQNLLGAIYSAVVFLGASNMSSVQGVVSIEKIVFYRERAAGMYSPLPYAFAQVAIEMVYVAIQTAAYVLLIYSMIGFEWNVARFFWFYYFMYMCFVYFTLYGMMFIALTPGLQVASISTAFFLSFWNLFSGFLLPRVQIPIWWRWYYWGSPVAWTIYGLVASQFGEMETEIEVPGVGLRAVKSYLKQNLGFEHDFLPVVAVMHLVFALTFALTFAFGIKCLNFQRR; this is encoded by the exons ATGGCTTTGGCTTTGGCGGGCGATGATTTGGCGCGGTCGGTGAGCAGCCGGAGTTTGAAGAGGGTGTGGCAGCAGGAGCCGGACGTGTTCCGCAGCGCGGGGGAGagggaggatgaggaggaggaggagctgCGGTGGGCGGCGCTCGAGAGGCTGCCCACCTATGATAGGATCAGCAAGGGCTTTCTCAAGAAGGTTCTAGAAGACGGGACCATGAAGGCCGAGGAGATCGACTTCAAGAAGCTCAAGGGCGATGAGAAGCGCTATTTCATGAACCGGATTTTGGATAACGTTGAGAGAGACAACGAGAGGCTCCTTAGCGCCCTCAGAAACCGGGTTCGTAG gGTGGGGCTTGAAGTGCCGAAAGTGGAAATAAGGTATGAGCATTTGTCGGTGGAGGGAGAAGTGCATGTCGGAAGCAGAGCATTGCCCACTTTGATTAATGCAACCTTGAATACAATTGAG AGTATTCTAGAACTAGTGAAGCTCTCCCCTACCAAAAAGAGAAAGATTCAGATACTTAAAGATGTCAGTGGAATTATTAGACCATCCAG AATCACTCTGCTTTTGGGCCCTCCAGGTGCAGGGAAAACAAGTTTCTTGCTTTCACTTGGTGGAAAGCTTGATCACAATTTAAAG CAAACCGGGAAGATCACGTATTGTGGGCATGAGTTCAGTGAGTTTGTTCCTCAGAAGACCTGTGCCTATATTAGCCAACATGATCTTCATCATGGGGAGATGACAGTGAGGGAGACTCTTGATTTCTCGGCTCGTTGTTTGGGCGTTGGCCCCAGATATGAGATGTTGGCAGAGCTCTCAAGGCGCGAGAAAGAGGCCGGGATCCATCCCGACCCTGAGGTTGATGCATTCATGAAAGGCATATCAGTCTCTGGCCAGAAGACCAGCCTCTTCACAGATTATTATCTTAAG ATACTTGGTTTAGATATATGCTCGGACATTATGGTTGGTGATGATATGAGAAGGGGCATTTCGGGAGGGCAAAAGAAACGTGTCACTACTG GGGAAATGTTGGTTGGTCCAGCCAAAGTTCTGTTCATGGATGAAATATCGACTGGATTAGACAGCTCTACCACCTTTCAGATTGTCAATCACATGAGCCAAATTGCTCACATAATTGGTTTAACCATGGTTATTGCTCTCTTGCAACCAGCCCCAGAGACATATAATCTCTTTGATGATGTTATCTTGTTATCAGAAGGTTTCATTATCTATCAAGGTCCACGAGAAAGTGTTACTGTCTTCTTCGAGTACATGGGATTCAAATGCCCTCCACGAAAAGGAGTTGCTGATTTTCTTCAAGAAGTGACCTCAAAGAAAGACCAAGAACAATACTGGTACAAGAAAGACCAGCCCTATAAGTATATCCCAGCTTCAGAATTTGCGCAAGCCTTCAACTCCTTCGAAGTAGGGCAAAGGCTCACTGAGGACCTCCGTGTTCCATACGAAAAATCTGAAGCCCACGGAGCAGCTTTGGTAAAAGAAAAGTATGGTATATCCAGTTGGCAACTGTTTCGTGCGTGCTTCTCTAAGGAATGGTTGCTAATGAAACGTAACTCTTTTGTTTACATATTCAAGTCTACACAGCTCACAATCCTGGGTGTTATAGCCTGTACGCTATTTCTGAGAACAACAATGTCCTATGGAAAATTAACTGATGGAGGAAAATTCTTTGGTGCACTTTTCTTTAGTCTTATGACCATGATGTTCAATGGGATGGCTGAACTTTCAATGACAGTCTCGAGGCTGCCAGTCTTCTTTAAACAAAGAGATCTTTTATTCTATCCGGCTTGGGCTTTCTGCTTACCTATTTGGATATTAAGAATCCCACTAACTATAGTGGAAACATGTATATGGATGATTCTTACATACTACACAATCGGGTTCGCTCCTTCTCCTGGAAG ATTTTTCCGGCAATTTTTTACGTTGTTCAGCATTAAGCAAATGGCGCTTGGTCTCTTCCGGTTCATTGCTGCACTAGGAAGAACCCAGGTTGTTGCAAACACATTAGGCACCTTCTCTTTGCTCGTGATCTTTGTCCTCGGGGGTTTTATAGTTGCCAAAG ATGATCTGGAGCCATGGTTGAAATGGGCCTATTATATTTCTCCCATGAGTTATGGACAGAATGCTATATCCATAAATGAGTTTCTTGCCACAAGATGGAGCAGT CCTAATACAGATCCTAAATACCCTGAACCTACTATTGGAAAAGTCCTCCTTCAGTCGAGGGGCTTTTTCACCGAGGATTATTGGTTCTGGATTTGTGTATGTGCACTCTTGGGATTTTCGGTTCTCTACAACCTTTTCTTTATTGCTGCACTGACCTTCTTAAGCT CTTCGAGCGATTCAAAGAATTTGACATTGGATGACAATGATGATAGCAAAAAGGATTCATCTAAAG GAGGGGATAAGGTTGTCCAGAAAAGCAGTCCAGACGGAATCGTTAGCAGTGAAGTTCAAACATCTAACAAAGGAATGCTTCTACCCTTTCAGCCTCTGTCTCTTGTGTTCAACCATACAAATTACTATGTCGATTTGCCACCT GAAATGAAAGCACAAGGTGTTGAGGGTGATCGTCTCCAACTACTACGAGATGTGAGTGGAGCTTTTAGACCTGGGGTACTGACGGCACTTGTTGGGGCTAGTGGTGCTGGTAAGACAACCTTAATGGATGTATTAGCAGGGAGAAAAACAGGTGGATACATCGAGGGAAACATCAGCATTTCAGGCTACCCCAAGAAACAGGATACATTTGCACGGATCAGTGGATACTGTGAACAGAATGACATTCATTCGCCTAACGTCACCATTTATGAATCTGTGTTGTACTCTGCCTGGCTACGCCTACCtcaagaagtaaacaaagccacTGGAAAG CAATTTGTTGAAGAAGTAATGGAATTGGTTGAGCTTAACCCCATAAGAGATTCCCTTGTTGGGCTTCCTGGAGTTTCCGGTCTTTCAACTGAACAAAGGAAAAGACTAACAATTGCTGTAGAGTTAGTTGCTAACCCATCCATCATCTTCATGGACGAACCTACTTCTGGCCTTGACGCGAGAGCAGCTGCTATAGTAATGCGCACAGTTAGAAACACCGTGGATACAGGAAGAACTGTTGTCTGCACGATTCACCAACCAAGCATAGATATATTCGAATCTTTTGATGAA TTAATCTTGATGAAGAGAGGAGGCCGGATCGTATATGCTGGACCTCTTGGTCTGCATTCTCATAAGCTGATAGAATATTTTGAG GCTATTCCCGGGGTTCCCAAGATTAAAGAAGGTTACAATCCAGCAACCTGGATGCTGGATATCTGCACCCCAGCAGCTGAGATTGAACTTGGAGTTGATTTTGCTGACATTTATGCTAAATCAGCACTTTACCA GAGGAATCAAGAACTTATTAAAGAGCTGAGTACTCCTCCACCAGATTCTAAGGACCTCTATTTTCCTAGTAAATACTCGAAGTCTTTTCTGGAGCAATGCAAAGCTTGCTTCTGGAAGCAGTATTGGTCATACTGGAGAAATCCACTATATAATGCCATCAGGTTCTTGATGGCAACTGTGATTGGTCTAATATTTGGGCTGATTTTCTGGAATAAGGGACAGAAAAT CGAAAATCAACAAGATATTCAAAATCTTTTGGGAGCTATATACTCTGCTGTTGTCTTCCTGGGAGCCTCGAATATGAGTTCTGTGCAAGGCGTCGTTTCTATAGAGAAGATAGTTTTCTATCGCGAAAGGGCAGCCGGAATGTATTCTCCGCTGCCTTATGCATTTGCTCAG GTGGCTATAGAGATGGTGTACGTAGCAATACAAACCGCAGCATACGTCCTTCTAATCTATTCAATGATTGGATTCGAATGGAATGTAGCCAGATTCTTTTGGTTCTACTACTTCATGTACATGTGCTTCGTCTACTTCACTCTTTACGGAATGATGTTCATCGCTCTCACACCGGGCCTCCAAGTCGCTTCCATTTCAACAGCTTTCTTCCTCAGCTTCTGGAACTTGTTCTCCGGTTTCCTCCTTCCACGAGTG CAAATTCCAATATGGTGGAGGTGGTACTACTGGGGGTCTCCGGTGGCGTGGACGATCTACGGGCTGGTGGCTTCACAATTTGGTGAGATGGAAACTGAAATAGAGGTGCCTGGAGTTGGGTTAAGGGCAGTGAAATCATACCTTAAACAAAACTTGGGGTTTGAGCATGATTTTCTGCCTGTTGTAGCTGTAATGCATCTGGTTTTTGCCCTAACCTTTGCCCTAACCTTTGCCTTTGGTATCAAGTGCCTCAACTTCCAAAGGAGATGA
- the LOC121764383 gene encoding uncharacterized protein LOC121764383 has product MKSITKLGLGLCIIFGSLLAVAAELYYLLWRKKNQQQTQTHKKRFNFSHILQFCRGPTSSSAVHEPQSKDLWLKKPFAEENMGSFPRFLFTIAEETREDLESEDGGFNLGDLLHILETLFLTPAASLSFGGEWKGGERIVEELLVDNYNFNPYL; this is encoded by the coding sequence ATGAAATCCATAACCAAATTAGGCCTGGGATTATGCATCATCTTCGGCAGCCTCCTCGCCGTCGCCGCCGAGCTCTACTACCTCCTATGGCGAAAGAAGAATCAGCAACAAACCCAAACCCATaaaaaaagattcaatttttcacACATTCTCCAATTCTGCAGGGGGCccacctcctcctccgccgtACACGAGCCGCAGTCCAAAGACCTCTGGCTGAAGAAGCCGTTTGCGGAGGAGAACATGGGGAGCTTCCCGCGATTTCTGTTCACGATCGCGGAGGAGACTAGGGAGGATTTGGAATCGGAAGATGGGGGCTTCAATTTGGGCGATTTGCTGCATATTTTGGAGACGCTGTTCCTGACGCCGGCGGCTTCGCTGTCGTTTGGCGGGGAGTGGAAGGGGGGTGAGAGAATTGTGGAAGAACTCCTTGTTGACAATTACAATTTTAATCCTTATTTGTGA